The following are encoded in a window of Ferribacterium limneticum genomic DNA:
- a CDS encoding phasin family protein has translation MNRKNSHSFSSANQSNLEAFHGLASIYLAGAERLTALNLTSIRGVLDDTVAESTQRPSTKTDFGFNLPLVAFGQPSVEKTMAYSRSVYEILLETQQEIIQTLSSQFANTNANLKMPLDWSAPFEMFTKGLQEVSSLTKKNTSATTEAAKSAIAEINSRLSKAA, from the coding sequence ATGAACCGCAAAAACTCACACAGCTTTTCCTCGGCAAATCAATCCAATCTTGAAGCCTTTCACGGCCTTGCCTCTATTTATCTGGCCGGCGCTGAACGACTGACAGCGCTTAATCTGACCTCCATTCGTGGGGTGCTTGACGACACTGTCGCTGAGTCAACGCAACGACCATCTACGAAAACCGATTTTGGCTTCAACCTCCCCCTGGTTGCATTCGGCCAGCCGAGTGTTGAAAAGACCATGGCGTACTCACGCAGCGTTTATGAAATTCTTCTTGAAACCCAACAAGAAATCATTCAGACGCTATCGTCACAGTTCGCCAACACGAACGCGAATTTGAAGATGCCGTTAGATTGGAGCGCACCATTCGAAATGTTCACCAAGGGCTTGCAGGAGGTTTCTTCGCTGACGAAAAAGAATACGTCCGCCACCACCGAAGCCGCCAAGAGCGCCATCGCAGAAATCAACTCCAGGTTATCGAAGGCTGCTTAA
- a CDS encoding aromatic/alkene/methane monooxygenase hydroxylase/oxygenase subunit alpha codes for MAVLNRMDWYDLARTTNWSPTYVTEDELFPPLMSGAFGLPQDAWEKYDEPYKQTYPEYVKVQRDKDAGAYSVKAALERSRIFENADPGWKSVMKAHYGAIARGEYAAASAEARMMRFSKAPGMRNMSTLGCLDEIRHGQMQLYFPHEHVSKDRQMDWAFKAYDTNEWGMIAARHFFDDIMMTRDAISVSIMLTFSFETGFTNMQFLGLAADAAEAGDHTFANLISSIQTDESRHAQIGGPALKVLIENGQKAEAQKRVDIAVWGAWKLFSVLTGPIMDYYTPLEHRKQSFKEFMEEWIVAQFERALTDMGLDLPWYWDIFLKDIAETHHGMHMGSYFWRPTVWWNPAAGVTPDERAWLEEKYPGWNDTWGQCWDVIIDNVVDGNMAMAYPETLPYVCNMCQLPILGTPGKKWNVKDYPLEYNGRLYHFGSEVDRWCFEQEPERYAGHLSIVDRFLAGMIQPMDLGGALNYMGLAPGECGDDAHNYAWAEVYRALRAEKKAS; via the coding sequence ATGGCTGTACTAAATCGCATGGACTGGTATGACCTGGCCAGGACCACGAACTGGTCGCCCACCTACGTGACGGAAGACGAACTGTTTCCGCCGCTGATGTCGGGCGCTTTCGGGTTGCCCCAGGATGCCTGGGAAAAATACGACGAGCCTTACAAACAGACTTATCCGGAATACGTCAAAGTCCAGCGCGACAAGGATGCCGGCGCCTATTCGGTGAAGGCGGCGCTGGAACGTAGCCGCATTTTCGAAAATGCCGATCCGGGCTGGAAGTCGGTGATGAAGGCCCACTACGGCGCCATCGCCCGCGGCGAATACGCCGCCGCCAGCGCCGAGGCCCGCATGATGCGTTTCTCCAAGGCGCCGGGCATGCGCAACATGTCCACGCTGGGTTGTCTGGATGAAATCCGGCATGGCCAGATGCAGCTTTATTTCCCGCACGAACACGTTTCGAAGGATCGTCAGATGGACTGGGCCTTCAAGGCCTACGACACCAACGAATGGGGCATGATCGCCGCCCGTCACTTCTTCGACGACATCATGATGACGCGGGATGCGATCAGCGTTTCCATCATGCTGACCTTCAGCTTCGAAACCGGCTTCACCAACATGCAGTTCCTCGGGCTGGCTGCCGATGCGGCCGAAGCTGGTGACCACACGTTTGCCAACCTGATTTCCAGCATCCAGACCGACGAGTCCCGTCACGCCCAGATCGGCGGCCCGGCCCTCAAGGTGCTGATCGAAAACGGCCAGAAGGCGGAAGCCCAGAAGCGCGTCGACATCGCCGTCTGGGGAGCCTGGAAGCTGTTCTCGGTGCTGACCGGTCCGATCATGGACTACTACACCCCGCTCGAGCATCGCAAACAGTCCTTCAAGGAATTCATGGAGGAATGGATCGTCGCCCAGTTCGAGCGCGCCCTGACCGACATGGGCCTCGATCTGCCCTGGTACTGGGACATCTTCCTCAAGGACATCGCGGAAACCCACCACGGCATGCACATGGGCTCCTACTTCTGGCGCCCCACCGTCTGGTGGAATCCGGCGGCCGGCGTGACGCCGGACGAGCGGGCCTGGCTCGAAGAGAAGTACCCCGGCTGGAACGACACCTGGGGTCAGTGCTGGGACGTCATCATCGACAACGTGGTCGACGGCAACATGGCCATGGCCTACCCGGAAACGCTGCCTTACGTCTGCAACATGTGCCAGTTGCCGATTCTCGGCACGCCGGGCAAGAAGTGGAACGTCAAGGATTACCCGCTGGAATACAACGGCCGCCTCTATCACTTCGGTTCGGAAGTCGACCGCTGGTGCTTCGAGCAGGAGCCGGAGCGTTATGCCGGTCACCTGAGCATTGTCGACCGCTTCCTGGCCGGCATGATTCAGCCGATGGACCTGGGCGGTGCCCTGAACTACATGGGCCTGGCCCCCGGCGAGTGCGGCGACGACGCCCACAACTACGCCTGGGCCGAAGTGTACCGCGCCCTGCGGGCAGAGAAAAAGGCGAGCTGA
- a CDS encoding toluene-4-monooxygenase system B family protein, giving the protein MALFPITSNFEGDFVLQLVAVDSENTMDEVAAAAAVHSVGRRVRARPGYLMRVRRQGCEEFLPRTMRVSESGLKPTETVEIIWEAPKH; this is encoded by the coding sequence ATGGCGTTGTTTCCAATTACATCCAACTTCGAAGGCGACTTCGTGCTGCAACTCGTTGCGGTCGATAGCGAAAACACCATGGACGAGGTGGCCGCCGCCGCCGCCGTGCATTCGGTCGGCCGCCGCGTCCGGGCGCGTCCGGGCTACCTCATGCGGGTCCGCCGTCAGGGTTGCGAGGAGTTTCTGCCACGCACCATGCGTGTTTCCGAATCCGGCCTGAAGCCGACGGAGACCGTCGAAATCATCTGGGAGGCACCCAAGCACTGA
- a CDS encoding Rieske 2Fe-2S domain-containing protein, translating to MGFTKVCTLDDIWEGEMESFEVNGQEIVLVCAEGGDIKAFQGMCPHQDISLSEGSFDGKKIICRAHLWQFNACNGKGINPDDCALAEYPVKVEGDEVLVKTEGIEPLFAHT from the coding sequence ATGGGTTTCACAAAGGTATGCACGCTCGACGACATCTGGGAAGGGGAAATGGAGTCCTTCGAGGTCAATGGCCAGGAAATCGTGCTGGTCTGTGCCGAAGGGGGCGATATCAAGGCTTTCCAGGGTATGTGCCCGCATCAGGATATTTCCCTGAGCGAAGGGAGCTTTGATGGCAAGAAGATCATTTGTCGGGCTCACCTGTGGCAGTTCAACGCCTGCAACGGCAAGGGCATCAATCCCGATGACTGCGCCCTGGCCGAGTATCCGGTCAAGGTGGAAGGGGACGAAGTCCTGGTCAAGACGGAAGGCATCGAACCTTTGTTTGCCCATACCTGA
- a CDS encoding MmoB/DmpM family protein: MSTTSSAQAYHNNLVGPVMRAGDLAMAVIEAAKIDNPGKEVFVDDKRAYIRIHTDHEMVLHRATIEDELGRPFKMNDLEVDLSSFAGQIESGDNAIRFYFVKKM, translated from the coding sequence ATGAGTACGACAAGTTCCGCGCAGGCCTATCACAACAATCTGGTCGGGCCGGTCATGCGGGCCGGTGACCTGGCCATGGCGGTCATCGAAGCGGCCAAAATCGACAATCCGGGCAAGGAAGTCTTTGTCGACGACAAGCGCGCCTATATCCGCATCCACACTGATCACGAGATGGTGCTGCACCGCGCCACCATCGAGGACGAGCTCGGCCGCCCGTTCAAGATGAACGACCTGGAAGTCGATCTGAGTTCCTTCGCTGGCCAGATCGAAAGCGGTGACAACGCCATCCGCTTCTATTTTGTGAAAAAGATGTAA
- a CDS encoding aromatic/alkene monooxygenase hydroxylase subunit beta, giving the protein MSEVQVLKPLKTWSHLAARRRKPSEYEIVSANLHYNDKRPDSPYELSPTMFMNEWYKKNTFGTALKHPDWNAFRDPEEVVYRTYNMMQDGQETYVFSLFDQFNEREHDKALDPRWAGTLARFYTPSRYLFHTIQMASAYVGQVSPASTITNCNYFQMADSFRWLSHTAYRTKELSLAFPDKGFGTDERTYWETDPVWQGFRELMEKAMTVWDWGEAIVVLNLVAKPAIDEAVLRKLGESARHNGDTLLGLVTDAQLIDSARHRRWISAMVKMALETPGNLELIQGWIANWEPLADKAIEAYCSTLPDVASGAEAAKAATRDFRRSLGL; this is encoded by the coding sequence ATGTCGGAAGTTCAAGTACTGAAACCGCTCAAGACCTGGAGCCATCTCGCCGCTCGCCGTCGCAAGCCGAGCGAATATGAGATCGTCAGCGCCAATCTGCACTACAACGACAAGCGGCCCGATTCGCCCTACGAGCTGTCGCCCACGATGTTCATGAACGAGTGGTACAAGAAGAACACCTTCGGTACCGCCCTCAAGCACCCGGACTGGAATGCCTTCCGTGACCCGGAAGAAGTTGTTTACCGCACTTACAACATGATGCAGGACGGTCAGGAAACCTACGTTTTCAGCCTCTTTGACCAGTTCAACGAGCGCGAGCACGACAAGGCCCTTGATCCGCGCTGGGCCGGCACTTTGGCGCGTTTCTACACCCCGTCCCGCTACCTGTTCCACACCATCCAGATGGCCTCGGCCTACGTTGGGCAAGTTTCGCCGGCCAGCACCATCACCAACTGCAATTATTTCCAGATGGCGGACAGCTTCCGCTGGCTCAGCCACACTGCCTACCGCACGAAGGAACTCTCCCTGGCCTTCCCCGACAAGGGCTTCGGCACAGACGAGCGCACCTATTGGGAAACCGATCCGGTCTGGCAGGGCTTCCGCGAGCTCATGGAAAAAGCGATGACCGTGTGGGATTGGGGCGAGGCGATTGTCGTCCTCAATCTGGTCGCCAAGCCGGCCATTGATGAAGCCGTGCTGCGCAAGCTCGGTGAATCGGCCCGCCACAACGGCGACACGCTGCTCGGGCTGGTTACCGATGCCCAGTTGATCGATTCGGCACGTCATCGTCGGTGGATTTCAGCGATGGTCAAGATGGCGCTGGAGACCCCGGGCAATCTCGAACTGATCCAGGGCTGGATAGCCAACTGGGAGCCGCTGGCCGACAAGGCCATCGAGGCCTATTGCTCGACCCTGCCCGACGTTGCATCCGGTGCTGAAGCGGCCAAGGCGGCAACGCGCGACTTCCGTCGTTCCCTCGGCCTGTAA
- a CDS encoding 2Fe-2S iron-sulfur cluster-binding protein, which produces MTKPTIRNEKDGSVCEQEDGDTILRAALRAGLGLSYECNSGGCGGCKFELVEGEIETLWADAPGLTERDRKRGRHLACQCRARGPVSIKAATAAEYRPKVLPKRQRAHLIGTRDITHDIREFRFRSEDDAEFLPGQFAMLDLPGLAASRAYSLSNTGNEKREWHFQIRRVQHGQGTHVLFEKLAEGDEIGLDGPYGVAYLRTESPRDIVCVAGGSGLAPMISLTRGAVEAGLLADRKLYFFYGARTPRDVCGEEMLRVLAGFGDRIVYIPVVSLPGDNGDWHGETGFVHDAVAHALPAELASYEFYFAGPPPMTQALQELLMVGHRVPFEQIHFDRFF; this is translated from the coding sequence ATGACCAAACCAACTATCCGGAATGAAAAAGACGGTTCCGTCTGCGAGCAGGAGGACGGCGACACCATCCTGCGCGCAGCCTTGCGCGCCGGGCTGGGCTTGTCGTACGAGTGCAACTCGGGCGGCTGCGGCGGTTGCAAGTTCGAGCTCGTCGAGGGCGAGATCGAGACGCTGTGGGCCGATGCACCGGGACTCACCGAGCGTGACCGCAAACGCGGTCGCCACCTGGCCTGCCAGTGTCGGGCGCGTGGTCCGGTCAGCATCAAGGCGGCGACGGCTGCCGAATATCGGCCCAAGGTTCTGCCCAAACGGCAGCGCGCCCACTTGATCGGCACGCGGGATATCACCCACGACATCCGCGAGTTCCGCTTTCGTTCCGAGGACGATGCCGAGTTCCTGCCTGGTCAGTTCGCCATGCTCGATCTGCCCGGCCTTGCCGCCTCACGCGCCTATTCCTTGTCGAATACGGGCAATGAAAAGCGCGAGTGGCATTTCCAGATTCGCCGCGTCCAGCATGGACAGGGGACGCACGTCCTTTTCGAGAAGCTGGCCGAGGGCGACGAGATTGGCCTCGATGGCCCCTACGGTGTGGCCTACCTGCGCACCGAATCGCCGCGCGACATTGTCTGCGTGGCGGGGGGCTCCGGATTGGCGCCAATGATTTCGCTGACGCGTGGAGCCGTCGAGGCCGGGTTGCTGGCCGACCGAAAACTGTATTTCTTCTACGGCGCACGCACGCCACGCGATGTCTGCGGCGAGGAGATGCTGCGCGTCCTCGCCGGCTTCGGCGACCGGATCGTTTATATCCCGGTCGTTTCGCTGCCCGGCGACAACGGCGACTGGCATGGCGAGACCGGTTTCGTGCACGACGCTGTGGCGCATGCCCTGCCAGCCGAACTGGCGAGCTACGAATTCTATTTCGCCGGGCCGCCGCCGATGACCCAAGCCTTGCAGGAACTGCTCATGGTCGGCCATCGGGTGCCCTTCGAGCAGATTCATTTTGACCGCTTCTTTTGA
- a CDS encoding OmpP1/FadL family transporter — MTRKKFVVSALVSALAGGSQLAQATDVFRLEGFGAVSRGMGGTAVAHDVGPAGMMTNPATLSLMPDGDQAMIGLDLVTTDINVTNKATGESVSSDTHSNNRGPYVAPEAAYTKRLGGWSFGVGAFAQGGLGTEYGNGSFLSRATGGLATGLDNSSRLLVLNIPFAASFQVTEKLTIGGSVDAMWQGLNLDLLLGADQVGSLIGAGRATGSLVGALGGLPDLRGAHFSLTKDKFLASGVDAWGYGGKLGMIYRATPETILGASYTIKSQMNDMEGRATLTAIDGIAGQIAFGGKIQIKDFQMPSHVDLGISHRLTPQWTVAADVSRVFWKDVMKDIKVAFVADAGGDINILLPQDYKDQTILSLGAAYEVNDSLTVRGGLRFASQALSSSTLFAVIPATPRKHLSVGLTYAFSKQAKLDFAYSHAFKETMDNTSLPNTSAPIEVTHAQNNATINFRYSF; from the coding sequence ATGACTAGAAAAAAATTCGTTGTATCGGCGCTGGTTTCGGCACTGGCGGGTGGATCTCAACTGGCCCAGGCGACCGATGTATTTCGCCTCGAGGGTTTCGGCGCCGTATCGCGCGGGATGGGGGGCACCGCCGTCGCCCATGACGTTGGCCCGGCCGGCATGATGACCAATCCGGCAACGCTGTCGCTGATGCCGGACGGCGACCAGGCCATGATCGGCCTGGATCTGGTGACGACCGATATCAACGTCACAAACAAGGCAACCGGCGAAAGCGTTTCTTCCGATACCCATTCCAACAACCGGGGCCCGTATGTCGCACCCGAGGCGGCATACACCAAACGGCTCGGTGGCTGGTCCTTCGGCGTCGGCGCTTTCGCGCAGGGCGGACTGGGGACCGAATACGGCAATGGCAGCTTCCTGTCCCGGGCTACCGGCGGGCTGGCTACCGGGCTCGACAATTCGAGCCGCCTGCTGGTGCTGAACATTCCCTTCGCTGCCAGTTTTCAGGTTACCGAAAAGCTGACTATCGGCGGCAGCGTCGATGCGATGTGGCAGGGCCTCAACCTAGATTTGCTGCTCGGTGCCGATCAAGTCGGCAGCCTGATCGGTGCCGGACGGGCCACTGGTTCGCTGGTCGGCGCCTTGGGCGGCCTGCCGGACCTGCGCGGAGCGCATTTCAGCCTGACCAAGGACAAGTTTTTGGCCAGTGGTGTCGATGCCTGGGGCTACGGCGGTAAATTGGGGATGATCTACCGGGCCACGCCGGAAACCATATTGGGCGCCTCCTACACGATCAAGAGCCAGATGAACGACATGGAAGGCCGGGCAACGCTGACGGCCATCGATGGTATCGCCGGCCAGATTGCCTTTGGCGGGAAAATCCAGATCAAGGATTTCCAGATGCCCTCCCACGTTGATCTGGGTATCAGCCACCGCCTGACGCCGCAATGGACCGTGGCCGCCGACGTATCGCGGGTCTTCTGGAAAGACGTGATGAAGGACATCAAGGTTGCCTTTGTTGCCGATGCCGGGGGCGACATCAACATTCTCTTGCCGCAGGACTACAAGGACCAGACGATCCTTTCCTTGGGCGCTGCTTATGAAGTCAACGACAGTCTGACGGTGCGCGGGGGCTTGCGTTTCGCCAGCCAGGCCTTGTCTTCCTCTACCCTGTTTGCGGTCATCCCGGCAACGCCGAGAAAGCATTTATCAGTCGGCCTGACCTATGCGTTCTCGAAACAGGCCAAGCTTGATTTTGCCTATTCCCACGCTTTCAAGGAAACCATGGACAACACGAGTCTGCCGAATACCTCGGCCCCGATCGAGGTGACGCACGCCCAGAACAACGCCACGATAAATTTCCGCTACAGCTTCTAA
- a CDS encoding ATP-binding protein: MRTEFLAQDESLQASVKGVMLASDDSTEVRRQKLARIILDAMYQFLGLLDVNGTVLEINRAALEGAGICLDDVVGKPFWEARWWAVSEDSSQRVREMVELAKRGEFVRCDVEIYGDLHGEKTIFVDFSLTPIRDDEGRVAFLLPEGRNITEKIAIEAELTRKNGELQLALEKLREIDGFKTKFFANVSHELRTPLALILGPVDQLLKEATQLGERERFRLTTIKRNAQSLLHQVNDLLDLARIDAQQMPLAYVCANVMALLRDVAASFAAAAEERSITLLIEGEEELYADVDRAKLARVLANLLSNAFKFTPAGGRICCSITRVANRRFLLSVQDNGPGVPPQMKEQIFSRFAQGQDGLSGSGSGLGLNIVKEFVELHFGTVVALDAPGGGAIFQVEMPMRAPKGVFVRESNEETGLGAYQPIDFGDPQSQPTRDDKPGVCRILVVEDNPDLRHFLYDVLIDDYNVTLAENGAIALSSALENPPDLVITDLMMPYFDGEQFVRELRASERFPNVPVLVLSARADDALRETLLEELVQDYLTKPFSPQELRARVRNLVMVKRTVDILQKELNSQASDVCELTAGLVSSRKSLQDGLVALQISERRWQGLYKNTAVGIALADREGRILKANPALQRMLGYNEADIVGVSFVDISEESQRAMTKQNVDGLFDGVIDNYHVQKRYEKRNGDFLWVNVSVSLIPAVDREGPRLAVIVEDVTSRKQAETSLAVTQAELARVARFTTMGELVASIAHEVNQPLSAIATNSQAALRWLARETPDLDEVVAALRRVNRDASLAGEVITRIRNFLRMGGIKREVLDVKGMLGDLLLMLQTMLLEAGVQVDVAIAPDLPVVHADLVQLQQVMLNLVVNAVDAMRDQAVADRVLSITVTANKQEGALFRFSDTGPGIPPDMKEKIFDALFSTKRDGLGMGLAISRSIIENHGGRLRLETAGTGANFVFNIPISQ; encoded by the coding sequence ATGAGAACTGAATTTCTGGCTCAGGACGAGAGCCTGCAAGCTTCCGTAAAAGGCGTGATGCTTGCCTCTGACGACAGTACCGAGGTTCGTCGGCAAAAGCTGGCGCGCATCATCCTCGATGCGATGTACCAGTTTCTGGGGCTGCTGGATGTCAACGGTACTGTCCTGGAAATCAATCGGGCGGCACTGGAGGGGGCCGGAATCTGCCTTGACGATGTGGTCGGGAAACCGTTCTGGGAGGCCCGTTGGTGGGCTGTTTCCGAAGATTCGAGCCAGCGGGTGCGGGAGATGGTCGAGCTGGCCAAGCGGGGGGAATTCGTCCGTTGTGATGTCGAGATCTACGGGGATCTTCATGGGGAAAAAACGATTTTCGTCGATTTTTCGCTGACCCCGATTCGTGATGACGAAGGGCGCGTCGCCTTCCTGCTTCCGGAAGGAAGAAACATCACCGAAAAGATCGCCATCGAGGCAGAACTGACGCGCAAGAACGGTGAGTTGCAGTTGGCGCTCGAGAAGCTGCGCGAAATCGATGGCTTCAAGACGAAGTTCTTTGCCAATGTCAGTCACGAACTGCGCACCCCTCTGGCCCTGATTCTCGGGCCGGTCGATCAACTTCTCAAGGAAGCCACGCAGTTGGGCGAACGGGAGCGTTTCCGGCTGACAACCATCAAGCGCAATGCCCAGTCCCTGCTGCATCAGGTTAACGATCTGCTCGACCTGGCGCGCATCGATGCGCAGCAAATGCCGCTGGCCTACGTCTGCGCCAATGTGATGGCCTTGTTGCGGGATGTGGCGGCCAGTTTTGCCGCGGCGGCCGAAGAGCGCTCGATTACCTTGTTGATCGAGGGGGAGGAGGAACTCTACGCCGACGTCGATCGGGCCAAACTGGCCCGCGTCCTGGCCAATCTGCTGTCCAATGCCTTCAAATTTACGCCAGCCGGTGGCCGTATTTGCTGTTCGATCACGCGTGTGGCGAATCGGCGGTTTTTGCTGAGCGTGCAGGACAACGGGCCGGGTGTGCCGCCGCAGATGAAGGAGCAGATTTTTTCCCGCTTCGCCCAGGGGCAGGATGGGCTTTCGGGGAGTGGCAGCGGCCTCGGTCTCAACATCGTCAAGGAATTTGTCGAACTGCACTTTGGGACGGTGGTCGCCCTCGATGCGCCGGGCGGCGGGGCGATCTTCCAGGTCGAAATGCCGATGCGCGCCCCGAAAGGTGTCTTTGTCCGCGAGAGCAATGAAGAGACTGGCCTGGGAGCTTACCAGCCCATCGATTTTGGCGATCCGCAGAGTCAGCCGACACGCGATGACAAGCCGGGCGTTTGCCGGATTCTCGTCGTCGAGGACAACCCCGACCTGCGCCATTTTCTCTATGACGTATTGATCGACGACTACAACGTCACGCTGGCCGAGAACGGGGCAATCGCGCTGTCATCGGCGCTGGAAAATCCGCCGGATCTGGTCATCACCGATCTGATGATGCCGTATTTCGACGGCGAGCAATTTGTCCGGGAGCTCCGTGCCAGCGAACGTTTCCCGAACGTTCCCGTGCTCGTCCTCTCGGCCCGGGCCGACGATGCGCTGCGCGAAACGCTGCTCGAAGAGCTGGTCCAGGATTACCTGACCAAACCGTTTTCGCCGCAGGAATTGCGGGCCCGCGTCCGCAATCTGGTCATGGTCAAACGCACCGTCGACATCCTTCAGAAGGAACTCAATTCACAGGCGTCCGACGTTTGCGAATTGACCGCCGGTCTCGTCTCCAGCCGAAAATCCTTGCAGGATGGCCTGGTCGCCTTGCAGATATCGGAGCGCCGCTGGCAGGGACTTTACAAAAACACGGCGGTCGGCATTGCCCTGGCCGACCGGGAGGGGCGGATTTTGAAGGCCAACCCGGCCTTGCAAAGAATGCTCGGCTACAACGAAGCCGATATCGTTGGCGTCTCGTTCGTCGATATTTCCGAAGAGTCCCAGCGGGCGATGACCAAGCAAAACGTCGATGGCTTGTTCGACGGCGTTATCGACAACTATCACGTGCAGAAACGCTATGAAAAAAGGAATGGCGACTTCCTCTGGGTCAATGTCAGCGTGTCGCTGATCCCTGCCGTTGACCGCGAGGGGCCCCGGCTGGCCGTTATTGTTGAAGACGTCACCTCGCGCAAACAGGCCGAGACCTCCCTTGCCGTCACCCAGGCAGAGCTGGCCAGGGTCGCGCGCTTCACGACCATGGGGGAACTGGTCGCCTCCATCGCCCACGAAGTCAATCAACCGCTTTCGGCCATCGCCACCAATAGCCAGGCGGCGTTGCGCTGGCTGGCTCGGGAAACGCCCGATCTCGACGAGGTGGTCGCCGCCCTCCGCCGGGTCAACCGCGATGCCAGCCTGGCCGGCGAGGTCATCACCCGCATCCGGAATTTCCTCCGTATGGGCGGCATCAAGCGCGAAGTGCTCGACGTCAAAGGCATGCTCGGCGACTTGTTGCTGATGCTGCAAACCATGCTGCTCGAAGCCGGCGTCCAGGTTGACGTCGCGATTGCGCCTGACTTGCCGGTCGTGCATGCCGATCTGGTTCAGTTGCAGCAGGTCATGCTCAATCTGGTCGTCAATGCCGTCGATGCCATGCGCGATCAGGCGGTAGCCGATCGTGTCCTGAGCATTACCGTGACGGCCAACAAGCAGGAAGGGGCGCTATTCAGATTCAGCGACACCGGGCCCGGCATTCCGCCCGACATGAAAGAGAAGATTTTCGATGCCCTGTTCTCGACCAAACGCGACGGTCTCGGCATGGGGCTGGCGATCAGCCGCTCGATCATCGAAAACCACGGCGGCCGACTTCGCCTGGAAACCGCCGGGACCGGTGCAAACTTCGTCTTCAACATCCCGATCAGCCAATGA
- a CDS encoding response regulator transcription factor, with translation MTASLTSQLPIVYVVDDDASVRESLSSLIRSAGMAVEVFASPFDFLAKDKLSDFACLVLDVRMPGLDGLALQERIAELGVEIPIIFITGHGDVPLAVRAMKAGAIDFLNKPFDDTDLLKAIAVALSRVSATVNERTELADLCQRFDALTPREKQIMFAVAQGKQNKAIAYDLSVTESTVKVHKHNVMSKMNLRSVAELTLAIQQLKSVGKKAPAG, from the coding sequence ATGACTGCCAGCCTGACTTCGCAACTTCCCATCGTCTATGTCGTCGATGACGACGCCTCCGTTCGTGAATCCCTGAGCAGTCTGATCCGCTCGGCCGGAATGGCCGTCGAGGTCTTCGCCTCGCCCTTCGATTTCCTGGCCAAGGACAAGCTCAGCGATTTCGCCTGCCTCGTCCTCGACGTCCGCATGCCGGGCCTGGACGGGCTGGCGCTGCAGGAAAGAATCGCCGAGCTGGGTGTCGAGATACCGATCATCTTCATCACCGGCCACGGCGACGTGCCGCTGGCGGTCCGCGCCATGAAGGCTGGCGCGATTGATTTCCTGAACAAGCCGTTTGACGACACCGATCTGCTGAAAGCCATCGCCGTCGCCTTGTCGCGGGTCAGCGCCACGGTCAATGAACGGACCGAACTGGCCGATCTATGTCAGCGTTTCGACGCCCTGACGCCGCGCGAAAAACAGATCATGTTCGCCGTTGCCCAGGGCAAGCAGAACAAAGCCATCGCCTATGATTTGTCCGTGACGGAAAGCACCGTCAAGGTCCACAAACACAACGTGATGAGCAAAATGAACCTGCGCTCCGTCGCCGAGCTGACGCTGGCCATTCAGCAGCTAAAAAGTGTCGGCAAGAAAGCGCCGGCGGGCTAA